A DNA window from Vigna angularis cultivar LongXiaoDou No.4 chromosome 1, ASM1680809v1, whole genome shotgun sequence contains the following coding sequences:
- the LOC108345389 gene encoding dicer-like protein 4 isoform X5 yields the protein MLDAKVYSVEDKELKSFVTTPVINIYHYASTASGETSMYLKIEEIKRQCIATLGRSSEDHQKLMNTKKLLNRMHDNVVFCLQNLGIWGALQASHILLSGDRSERHELVEAEGNSSDDSVCDTYLAQVAELFTSQCIKGDNVSDDLSSSEILKEPFFSAKLLRLFGILSTFRLQKNMKCIIFVNRIVTARSLSYILQKLKLLRQWRSDYLVGVHSGLKSMSRKTMNMILDKFRSGELNLLVATKVGEEGLDIQTCCLVIRFDLPETVASFIQSRGRARMPQSEYAFLVDSRNKKELDIIDGFEKDEYRMNMEVTFRTSDETFIIPEENIFRVESTGASVSSGYSISLLHQYCSKLPHDEYFDPKPNFYFLDDSEGIVCHIRLPSNAPIHQILGAPQLSMEASKRDACLKAIEELYKLGALSNFLLPKEDDAAPEEQVSGSTDEDECEDAISRGELHEMLVPSAFGQSWTNKDEIVHLNSYYIKFCPCPVDRVYKEFGLFIMARLPMEAEKLELDLHLAHGRSVMTKFLPFGVVEFDKDEIKMAEKFQEMFLKIILDRLEFVAETVDLGLTAEAETSSSTFYLLLPVVLQEYGNAMKVDWKTVKRCLWSPIFRHPQYTMDKRKIPFDIHLQLANGYKSVRDVENSLVYAPHKRTFYFVTNIDYEKTGFSLHKESGTSSYADDLIEKFSIHLKYPKQPLLHVKPLPNLHNLLHNRKREDAEPQELDEYLIYLPPELCELKIIGFSKDIGSSISLLPSIMHRLGNLLVAIELKQLLSFSFPEAAEVSALRVLEALTTEKCQERFSLERLEVLGDAFLKFVVARHFFLVHDSFHEGDLTKRRSNAVNNSNLLKLAIGRNLQIYICDQIFDPSQFYALGRPCPRICCKETEESIHFCANSVKEQGKVTENRCNKNHHWLHKKTVADVVEALVGAFLVDSGFKAAVAFLTWIGIQVGFEALQVVDICIASAGYFPLSSDVDIPSLESKLGHQFLHKGLLLQAFVHPSYNKLGGGCYQRLEFLGDAVLDYLIASYLFSAYPKLKPGQLTDLRSLSVNNKAFACVAVDRSFDKYLLCDSNGLSEAIKKYVDYVRSPSTDSGIKEGPKCPKALGDVVESCVGAILLDTGFNLNKVWKIMTSFLDPIMKFSSSLQLSPIRDLRELCQAHNLELEFLPVPSKLTKTFTVEAKASGNNVCETASATGQNKKEACRIASLILFSKFKAQGWKAKSKTLEEVLESTSKMEPKLIGYDETPIDVTDTNTAKHIMVTADLYSKSNPEIRRIPNTDEICSPCVKRVGQVLQSSMREKLSEISENHCSSESSGAGTSRSRLYELCAAYCWKPPSFECCKEEGPAHLKQFTYKMTLEIEEVPDTILEFVGEPRSKKKDAAESAAQGAFWYLQQEGYFA from the exons ATGCTTGATGCTAAG GTTTACTCTGTTGAAGACAAGGAATTGAAATCATTTGTGACCACTCctgtaattaatatatatcaCTATGCTTCAACTGCAAGTGGGGAAACTAGCATGTActtgaaaattgaagaaattaaaCGCCAG tGCATAGCAACCCTTGGTAGAAGTTCAGAAGATCACCAGAAACTGATGAATACAAAGAAACTTCTGAACCGAATGCATGATAATGTGGTTTTCTGTTTACAGAATCTTGGCATTTGGGGAGCACTGCAA GCTAGTCATATTCTTCTGAGTGGTGATCGTTCTGAGAGGCATGAATTGGTGGAGGCAGAAGGAAATTCAAGTGATGACTCTGTGTGTGACACTTATCTTGCTCAGGTTGCTGAACTATTTACTTCACAGTGCATTAAAG GTGACAATGTATCTGATGATTTATCTTCTTCGGAAATATTGAAAGAGCCATTTTTCTCAGCTAAGCTTTTACGACTCTTTGGGATACTCTCCACCTTTAG GTTGCAAAAGAACAtgaaatgtattatttttgtgaATCGAATTGTGACTGCGAGATCCCTATCATACATACTTCAGAAGCTCAAGCTTCTTAGACAATGGAGGAGTGATTATCTAGTAGGAGTACATTCTGGGTTGAAGAGTATGTCCCGTAAAACCATGAACATGATTCTTGACAAGTTTCGCTCTGGAGAG TTGAATTTGTTGGTTGCAACCAAAGTTGGTGAAGAAGGACTTGACATTCAGACATGTTGCCTCGTCATACGTTTTGATCTTCCAGAAACTGTTGCCAGCTTTATACAGTCAAGAGGCCGTGCACGCATGCCTCAGTCTGAATATGCTTTTTTGGTGGACAG TCGTAATAAGAAGGAGCTTGACATAATTGATGGTTTTGAGAAAGATGAATACCGAATGAATATGGAAGTTACTTTTCGAACATCTGATGAGACATTCATTATCCCTGAGGAAAATATTTTCAGAGTTGAGTCGACTGGTGCTTCTGTTAGTTCTGGATATAGTATCTCCTTGCTTCACCAGTATTGTTCAAAGCTTCCACATGATGA GTATTTTGACCCCAAGCCAAATTTTTACTTCTTAGATGATTCAGAGGGAATTGTTTGCCACATAAGATTGCCTTCCAATGCACCAATACACCAAATTTTGGGTGCACCACAGTTGTCTATGGAGGCTTCCAAACGAGATGCTTGTCTGAAAGCAATAGAAGAACTATATAAATTAGGTGCTTTAAGTAATTTTCTCTTGCCAAAGGAAGATGATGCAGCGCCAGAAGAACAGGTTTCTGGCTCTACTGATGAAGATGAATGTGAAG ATGCCATCTCAAGAGGGGAATTACATGAGATGCTGGTTCCTTCTGCCTTTGGTCAGTCATGGACAAACAAGGATGAAATCGTCCATCTCAACTCGTACTACATAAAATTTTGTCCATGTCCAGTGGATAGGGTCTACAAAGAGTTTGGTCTTTTCATCATGGCCCGTCTTCCAATGGAGGCTGAGAAATTGGAACTTGATCTACATCTTGCTCATGGTCGATCCGTGATGACAAAATTTCTCCCATTTGGAGTTGTAGAATTTGACAAAGATGAg ATTAAGATGGCAGAGAAATTTCAAGAAATGTTCCTCAAAATTATTCTGGATAGATTAGAATTTGTTGCCGAGACTGTAGACTTGGGTTTGACTGCTGAAGCTGAGACAAGCTCATCGACCTTCTACCTTTTGCTTCCGGTCGTACTGCAAGAATATGGAAATGCCATGAAAGTAGATTGGAAGACAGTGAAAAGATGTCTTTGGTCACCAATCTTCAGGCATCCACAATATACTATGGACAAAAGAAAAATCCCTTTTGATATTCACCTGCAGCTTGCCAATGGTTACAAAAGTGTAAGAGATGTGGAGAATAGTTTAGTGTATGCACCACATAAAAGGACATTTTATTTTGTCACAAATATTGATTATGAAAAGACTGGATTTAGTCTTCATAAAGAATCAGGCACTTCAAGCTACGCGGATGACTTAATTGAAAA gttttccattcatctcaaaTACCCAAAACAACCACTTCTGCATGTGAAACCACTCCCCAATTTGCACAACCTGCTACACAACCGAAAGCGTGAAGATGCAG AACCACAGGAGCTGgatgaatatttaatttatttacctCCCGAGCTATGTGAACTGAAAATAATAGGCTTTTCGAAGGATATTGGTAGTTCCATATCTTTGCTACCCTCAATTATGCATCGACTTGGAAACTTGCTGGTGGCTATTGAACTAAAGCAATtgctatctttttcttttcccgaGGCAGCCGAAGTTAGTGCCCTTAGA GTTTTAGAGGCTCTCACCACTGAGAAGTGTCAGGAGCGCTTTTCCCTTGAAAGACTTGAAGTACTTGGTGATGCTTTCCTTAAATTTGTTGTTGCACGCCATTTTTTTCTCGTGCATGACAGCTTTCATGAAGGAGACCTAACAAAAAGGCGTTCCAATGCTGTAAATAATTCCAATTTGTTGAAGTTGGCCATTGGGCGCAATTTGCAG ATCTATATATGCGATCAGATATTTGATCCCTCTCAATTTTATGCATTAGGCCGTCCTTGCCCAAGAATTTGTTGTAAAGAAACTGAAGAAAGCATACACTTTTGTGCAAATTCTGTTAAAGAGCAAGGAAAAGTAACTGAAAACCGATGTAACAAAAATCATCATTGGCTACATAAGAAAACAGTTGCTGATGTGGTGGAAGCTCTGGTTGGAGCATTCCTAGTTGACAGTGGCTTTAAAGCCGCAGTTGCCTTTCTTACTTGGATTGGCATACAAGTTGGTTTTGAAGCTTTACAAGTGGTTGATATTTGCATAGCAAGTGCTGGCTATTTCCCTCTTTCTTCTGATGTAGACATTCCTTCTCTTGAAAGTAAGCTAGGACATCAATTTTTACATAAGGGTCTGCTTCTCCAGGCATTTGTGCACCCTTCTTACAATAAGCTTGGAGGAGGCTGTTATCAG CGATTGGAGTTTCTTGGAGATGCTGTCCTGGATTATTTGATTGCTTCATATCTATTCTCAGCTTATCCCAAACTAAAGCCTGGTCAATTGACAGATTTGAGATCATTGTCTGTTAACAACAAGGCATTTGCCTGTGTAGCAGTAGATCGCAGTTTTGATAAATATCTTTTATGTGATTCAAATGGATTGTCTGAGGCGATAAAAAAGTATGTAGACTACGTTCGAAGTCCTTCAACAGATAGTGGCATTAAAGAAGGGCCAAAATGTCCCAAG GCACTGGGTGACGTAGTGGAATCTTGTGTTGGTGCCATCCTTCTAGATACTGGGTTCAATTTGAACAAAGTTTGGAAAATTATGACTTCGTTCTTGGATCCAATCATGAAATTCTCATCAAGCTTGCAGCTGAGTCCTATTAGGGATTTGCGAGAACTTTGCCAAGCTCATAATTTGGAGTTGGAGTTTCTGCCAGTGCCATCAAAACTGACTAAAACGTTTACAGTTGAAGCGAAAGCAAGTGGGAATAATGTATGTGAAACAGCTTCAGCGACTGGCCAAAATAAAAAGGAGGCTTGTAGAATTGCTTCACTGATACTTTTTTCAAAGTTCAAG GCTCAAGGGTGGAAAGCAAAGTCAAAAACTTTGGAAGAAGTTCTGGAATCAACTTCTAAAATGGAACCAAAACTTATTGGCTATGATGAAACTCCCATTGATGTAACTGATACCAATACTGCCAAGCATATAATGGTAACTGCAGATTTGTACAGCAAATCAAACCCAGAAATTCGACGTATCCCAAATACAGATGAAATATGCTCTCCATGCGTGAAACGTGTTGGTCAAGTGCTTCAATCTTCTATGAGGGAAAAGCTCAGTGAAATATCTGAAAATCATTGCAGTAGTGAATCATCAGGGGCAG GAACTTCAAGATCACGACTGTATGAATTGTGTGCTGCTTATTGTTGGAAACCTCCTTCATTTGAATGCTGCAAAGAAGAGGGACCAGCTCACCTCAAACA ATTCACTTACAAGATGACCTTGGAGATAGAAGAGGTCCCTGATACGATTTTAGAGTTTGTTGGCGAACCTCGGTCAAAAAAGAAAGATGCTGCAGAGAGTGCGGCTCAGGGTGCATTTTGGTACCTGCAACAGGAAGGCTACTTTGCCTAG